CATGCTGACGCGGAGGCACGTCGCCTCCACCCGCCAAAGGCGTCCAACGGACAACCGGCTGCTTGGTTCCCCGCCGCGAATTATGACGCCCGCGACACGGCGGTCAGCGTTTCGCCTCGCCGAACACCACGGTCGGCACCGCGCGGTTGACGACCTCGCGTAGCGCGAAGCTGGATTGCACCCGGGCGACGCGAGGCAGGCGCGACAGCTCGGTGCGGTGGATGCGCTCGAAATCCTGGATATCGCGGGCGAGCACGATCAGGATGTAGTCGTCGGTCCCCGACATCAGGAAACAGCGGACGACCGAGGGGCATTTCACCACCTCCGCCTCGAACGCCTTCAGCGCATCGTCGCTCTGGCTCTCGAGCGCGATGCGGACCAGCACCGTCGTCGTGAGGCCGAACTGCGCCAGATCGAGCGCGGCATGATAGGCCTGAATATAGCCGTCGTCTTCGAGCGCCTTCTGCCGCCGCGCCATCGCCGTGCTCGACAGGCCAATCTTGTGGGCGAGTTCGGTGTGGCTCGCCCGCGCATTGGTCGTGAGTTCCGCAAGGATGGCGAGATCTTTCCGGTCGAGGGCCAAGGTTTCGTTTCCAGCGTCAAATGACATTTCTGCGCCGGAAACCGGCGCGCGGCCTCCGAGCCTAGCGGATATTTGCACGAAACCAAACCGCCGCGACCGATACGATGATGAACGGAATCAATGTGTTGGGAAGGATCTGAAGATGCGAGTCGGTGTTCCCAAGGAGATCAAGGTGCAGGAATATCGCGTCGGGCTCACCCCGGGCGCGGTCCGTGAATATGTAGCAGCCGGTCACCAGGTGTTGGTCGAGACCGGCGCCGGCAGCGGCATCGGTGCCTCCGACGAGGTCTATCGGCGAGCAGGGGCTGCGATCGCCGAGAGCGCGCGCGATATCTTCACCAAGTCCGAGATGATCGTGAAGGTGAAGGAGCCACAAAAAAGCGAATGGGCCCAACTCGGCGAAAACCAGATCCTGTTCACTTATCTCCATCTCGCGCCGGATCCGGAGCAGGCGAAGGGCCTGCTTGCCTCCGGTTGCACCGCGATCGCCTATGAGACCGTCACCGACGCGAACGGCCACCTCCCGCTGCTCGCGCCGATGAGCGAAGTCGCCGGCCGCCTCGCGATCGAGGCCGCCGGCGCCGCGCTCAGGCGATCGGCGGGCGGCCGAGGGCTGCTGCTCGGCGGCGTGCCGGGCGTGCAGCCGGCGCGCGTAGTCGTGCTCGGCGGCGGCGTGGTGGGAACGCAGGCGGCGCGCATGGCCGCAGGCCTCGGCGCTGAAGTCACGGTGATCGATCGCTCGATTCCACGTCTGCGCCAGCTGGACGATCTCTTTGTCGGACGGGTGCGCACCCGCTTCTCGACGATCGAGTCGGTCGAGGAGGAGGTGTTCGCCGCCGACGTCGTGATCGGCGCTGTGCTGGTGCCGGGAGCGAGCGCCCCGAAGCTGGTCACGCGCGCGATGTTGAAGTCGATGCGGCCGGGCGCGGTGCTGGTCGACGTCGCCATCGACCAGGGCGGCTGCTTCGAGACCTCGCATCCGACCACGCACACCGAGCCGACCTATGAGGTCGACGGCATTGTGCATTATTGCGTCGCCAATATGCCTGGCGCGGTGCCGGTGACGTCGAGCCAGGCGCTGAACAACGCGACGCTGCCGTTCGGCCTGATGCTGGCGAACAAGGGCTTTGCCGCGGTGCTGGAAAATCCTCACTTGCGCAACGGCCTCAACGTGCATCGCGGCCGGATCACGAACAAGGCGGTGGCGGAAAGCCTGGGCCTGGAGTTCGCTCCGGTGGAGAGCGGGCTGGCGGCGTAAGGCCGCCAACCGTCATTGCGAGCGCAGCGAAGCAATCCAGAATCCCTCCACGGAAAGACCCTGGATTGCTTCGCTACGCTCCCAATGACGACGTGGTGAGAGTAGGATGCAATCGCCACGCTATCGTGGCGGCGACGACTCACCCCTTCGTCAACCTGTACTGCCCCAGATCCGGGTCATGCGTCATGCGCCAATAATCCACGAACCGCCAAGGCATCGCCGAAAACACGCGGCCATTGGCATTGCGGTAGTAGGTGCTCATGCCCGGATGGGTCCAGATCATCGCCTCGTGCTCGGCGTCGACCCCGCGGACGTAGTCGTCGAGCACGTCCTGGCGGACGTCAATCGCTGCGACGTCTTGCTCGATCATGTCGACCAGGCAAGCCGAGATGTAGCGGCTTTGGCATTCCGACTGGAAGATGACGCTGCCGCCATGGGCCGGGCCTGAATTCGGACCGAGCATGCAGAAGAAGTTCGGAAATCCCGGCACGGTGAGGCCTAGATATGCGGTCGGATTGTCATTGGCCCAAGCATCACGCAAATCCTTGCCGTCGCGGCCGTTGATGTTCAGGCGCGCGGCCATCTCCGTGACCTTGAACCCCGTCGCGACCACGATGATGTCGGCTGGGCGGTGCTGGCCATCCGCTGTGACGATGCCGGTTTCGTCGAAACGGTCGATCGCCTCGGTGACGAGCTCGACATTGTCCCGCGTGAGCGTCTTGAACCAGTTGTTGTCGAGCAGGATGCGCTTGCCGTAGGGCGGATAGGTCGGCACGCATTTTTCGATCAGATCGGGCCGGTCCTTCAGCTCGGACAGGATGAAGTCGGTCAACTCCTGGCGGTGCCGGTCATTGCCCTTGTTGACGGCGCGCTCCGGATGCGGCCAGGCCGGATCCTTGCGCAGGAAGGGCAAGAGGCCGTCGCCATAGCGCCAAAACATGTTGAAGCGATACCACTGAACATAGAACGGCAGATGCGCCAGCAGCCAGCGCGCGCCCTCGCTGATCGGATCGGCATAGCCCTTCACCGGCCGCGCCCATTGCGCGCTGCGCTGGTAGACGGTGACGGAGGCCACACGGCCGGCGATCGACGGCACCAACTGCATCGAGGTCGCGCCGGTGCCAATTACGGCGACATGCTTGCCGTCGAGCTTGATGTCGTCCGACCACAAGGCCGAGTGCAGGATCGTGCCCTTGAAATTCTCCTCGCCCTTGAAGTTCGCGCGGGAGGGATCGTTGAGCTGGCCGATCGCCGAGACCAGGGCGGTGGATTCGAAAGTCTCCTCGCCATCCTTCGTCTTGAGCGTGGAGATCCAACGCCGCTTGGCTTCGTCCCAACGCGACGAGGTCAGCGCGGTGTTGACCCGCAAATGCTCGCGGATGCCGTATTCCTCCGCGACCTTCTGGAGATAGCCGAGCAGCTCCTCGCGCTGGCAGAAGTAGCGCGTCCACGCGTTGCCGGAGCCGAACGAGTAGGAATAGGAATGGTTCGGCGTGTCGACGCCGCAGCCGGGATAGCGGTTTATCCACCAAGTGCCGCCGAGTTCGGCGTTCTTCTCGACGATGGTGTAGGGGATGCCGAGATGGCCGAGTGCCACGCCGAGCGCGATTGCACAGACGCCGGCGCCGACGATCAGCACATGCTGGTCGGCAAGCTTGTCATCTGATGGACGCTCGGTCCAGCGCGCCTGGCGCGGCACGAAGCCCATTTCCTCGCGCATCAACGGGGCATATTCCGGCGCGACATTCTCGCCGAGGCAGGCACGCATCATCTTCAAGAGTAGCTCATCGCCCGGATCGGTGATGACCGGCTTCGGCGTGCCTTTGGCGAAGAGCTCGACGACTGCGGCGCGGATCTCGTCCTGGATGTCCCTTGGGACGCCGGCCTCGGGATCCGGAATGAGGCGGATGTCGCGCTTGGGCAGGTAGGGTGGCGCGAGCCACTTCTCGTCGCCGGTCATGTGCACCAGCACCATCAGGAGGCAGCGGATGTCGCCTTCGGCGATCGTGGAGGCGAGATCGAGCGGCTGGTGTGGAGATGCGATGTTCATGGCGTGTCCTGATCTCCGGATGCAGTGAAGAGGCCGCGCGTCATCAGCTTGCGATAGGCGGAGATGACGTGGTCAGGCACAGCGGTGACGCCGCCATCCGAATAGGAGTAGCGCCGGCTGAGATAGCCGCGCGAGCCCATCAGCATGTGGACGATCGCCTCAAATTCCTCGTCGCTGTAATCCTCGATCGCGCCTGCAAGGCGAGCCCGGCCCAGGATGCGCACATAGGCGGTCGCGATGTTGTCGAGATGCTTCTGATAGCCGATGGGGGCGAAGAACTCGGCTTCGTTGAGAATACGCAGGAATTCCGGCACCTCGCGGATGAAGTCGAAGAAGGCGGAGAAACGCGCGATCTCCTGGCGGGCCGCATCCGCCGTACCGGTGCGGGCACGGATGAACTCGACCATGTCGAGACCGATCTTGGGCAGCAATTGGTCGAGCAGCTCCTGCCGGTTCTCGAAATGATTGTAGAAAGTGCCTTGCGCGACGCCGGCTTGCTCGGTGATGCGCGCGACCGAGGCTTCGGCATAGCCATGCTTGCCGACTACCTTGGTGGCGGCCTCGAAGATCTTCTGCTTGGTCCAGGCGTTGCGCTCGACACGGTTGAGCTTTGTGACCTTGGCGTTCACTTGCGTCATTCAGAGGTCTCCAGCTCGGCGCGCAACACGCGCTTCAGGATCTTGCCACTGGGATTGCGGGGGAGGGCGTCGCGGATGATCAGCTGCTTCGGCACCTTGAAGCTCGCCAGCCGCGCGCGGCAGTGCTCGGTGAGGGCAGGCAGTTCGAGGCTGGCGCCTTCGGCGAGCACGACGATGGCCACCGGCCGCTCGCCCCAGCGCGGATCGCGCAGACCGATCACGGCGACCTCGCGCACGTCAGGCAAATCGTAGATGACGCGCTCGACCTCGGAGGACGCGATGTTCTCTCCGCCGGAGATGATCATGTCCTTCTTGCGGTCGGTCAAATACAGAAAGCCATCTTCGTCGAGATAGCCGACATCGCCCGTACGGAACCAGTCGCCGAAGTAGGCGGACGCCGTCTTCTCCGGATCCTTCCAATAGCCGCGGGTGATCTTCGGGCCGCGCAGGCAGATCTCGCCGTTGACGTTCGGCGGCAGCTTCTTGCCGTCCTCGTCGCGGATCTCGATCTCGACGTGGGCGATGGCGCGCCCGGTCGAGCCGATCTTCTCGATCTCGCGGCCCTTCTCCATGAAGGTGTCGCCACCGACGGTCTCCGTGAGGCCATAGGCGTCGATGTAGCGGGCATTGCGGAAATATTCCGAGAAGGCGCGGATGCGCAGCTCCGGCGTCTTCTCGCCGCCGCCGATCGCCCATTGAAGGCTCGAGACGTCGTAGCGGTCACGCCTCGGGCAGGTGAGCATCGCGGTGGTCATCACGGGCGCGAACCAGGCGGCATTCAGCTTGTCTTCGGCGATGGCCGCAAGCGCCGTCTCCGGCTCGAAATTGCGCTCGATGCGGATGAAGCCGCCGTGCCAGAGTACGGCGATCCCGGGCAGATCGAGCGCGCCGACGTGATAGAGCGGGCCGA
This genomic stretch from Bradyrhizobium daqingense harbors:
- a CDS encoding Lrp/AsnC family transcriptional regulator, translating into MALDRKDLAILAELTTNARASHTELAHKIGLSSTAMARRQKALEDDGYIQAYHAALDLAQFGLTTTVLVRIALESQSDDALKAFEAEVVKCPSVVRCFLMSGTDDYILIVLARDIQDFERIHRTELSRLPRVARVQSSFALREVVNRAVPTVVFGEAKR
- the ald gene encoding alanine dehydrogenase — its product is MRVGVPKEIKVQEYRVGLTPGAVREYVAAGHQVLVETGAGSGIGASDEVYRRAGAAIAESARDIFTKSEMIVKVKEPQKSEWAQLGENQILFTYLHLAPDPEQAKGLLASGCTAIAYETVTDANGHLPLLAPMSEVAGRLAIEAAGAALRRSAGGRGLLLGGVPGVQPARVVVLGGGVVGTQAARMAAGLGAEVTVIDRSIPRLRQLDDLFVGRVRTRFSTIESVEEEVFAADVVIGAVLVPGASAPKLVTRAMLKSMRPGAVLVDVAIDQGGCFETSHPTTHTEPTYEVDGIVHYCVANMPGAVPVTSSQALNNATLPFGLMLANKGFAAVLENPHLRNGLNVHRGRITNKAVAESLGLEFAPVESGLAA
- a CDS encoding flavin-containing monooxygenase, with the protein product MNIASPHQPLDLASTIAEGDIRCLLMVLVHMTGDEKWLAPPYLPKRDIRLIPDPEAGVPRDIQDEIRAAVVELFAKGTPKPVITDPGDELLLKMMRACLGENVAPEYAPLMREEMGFVPRQARWTERPSDDKLADQHVLIVGAGVCAIALGVALGHLGIPYTIVEKNAELGGTWWINRYPGCGVDTPNHSYSYSFGSGNAWTRYFCQREELLGYLQKVAEEYGIREHLRVNTALTSSRWDEAKRRWISTLKTKDGEETFESTALVSAIGQLNDPSRANFKGEENFKGTILHSALWSDDIKLDGKHVAVIGTGATSMQLVPSIAGRVASVTVYQRSAQWARPVKGYADPISEGARWLLAHLPFYVQWYRFNMFWRYGDGLLPFLRKDPAWPHPERAVNKGNDRHRQELTDFILSELKDRPDLIEKCVPTYPPYGKRILLDNNWFKTLTRDNVELVTEAIDRFDETGIVTADGQHRPADIIVVATGFKVTEMAARLNINGRDGKDLRDAWANDNPTAYLGLTVPGFPNFFCMLGPNSGPAHGGSVIFQSECQSRYISACLVDMIEQDVAAIDVRQDVLDDYVRGVDAEHEAMIWTHPGMSTYYRNANGRVFSAMPWRFVDYWRMTHDPDLGQYRLTKG
- a CDS encoding TetR/AcrR family transcriptional regulator, with the translated sequence MTQVNAKVTKLNRVERNAWTKQKIFEAATKVVGKHGYAEASVARITEQAGVAQGTFYNHFENRQELLDQLLPKIGLDMVEFIRARTGTADAARQEIARFSAFFDFIREVPEFLRILNEAEFFAPIGYQKHLDNIATAYVRILGRARLAGAIEDYSDEEFEAIVHMLMGSRGYLSRRYSYSDGGVTAVPDHVISAYRKLMTRGLFTASGDQDTP
- a CDS encoding AMP-binding protein gives rise to the protein MINLSSFIAFHARRTPDRAALKYRGEEISYAVFHARVRQVAGWLAAQGIGPGDVVAVLMKNSAAFLELVFATSHLGAVFLPVNFRLSHDEVGYIAGNAGARLLIADEELAANAAGAKTIVVNEAAQQSITHLAGDAPTAAMHVRQPSDLMRLMYTSGTTDRPKGVMLTYDNFYWKSADQTIALGISADTRLLVVGPLYHVGALDLPGIAVLWHGGFIRIERNFEPETALAAIAEDKLNAAWFAPVMTTAMLTCPRRDRYDVSSLQWAIGGGEKTPELRIRAFSEYFRNARYIDAYGLTETVGGDTFMEKGREIEKIGSTGRAIAHVEIEIRDEDGKKLPPNVNGEICLRGPKITRGYWKDPEKTASAYFGDWFRTGDVGYLDEDGFLYLTDRKKDMIISGGENIASSEVERVIYDLPDVREVAVIGLRDPRWGERPVAIVVLAEGASLELPALTEHCRARLASFKVPKQLIIRDALPRNPSGKILKRVLRAELETSE